Proteins encoded together in one Candidatus Bathyarchaeota archaeon window:
- a CDS encoding C25 family cysteine peptidase: protein MIISTISTGVLRIKHFQLSDQESFNSATKSKDKSTERLVTLTKTYTLHNSIIVDLAFPYPIMNSPPSYDSVEMLDLSKHGAPGEPILPFKTVKLLIPQGKELQSINITHSNRKTLEGKFNLEYGKTPLPISSSTPFVDQPNQEIYSSTTPFPGVLLSQVSEQYLRGYKILLLTLHPVQYIPKTGELFYFQNVTVTINLTETSEISLMFRNLPKDIKLVLSLVDNPEAVETYTDTITSRRPTSIVNSSESYNYVIITNAALNSSFQPLVEGKVLKGLNATTVLVEDILNDPDYFCNGLHGDGCGSQFNGTAARIRNFIKDAYQNWGAEYVLLGGDSEIVPVRGVYAYVDDTIDRNIPCDMYYGALDGSWDNDNDTIFGEGVFDEESPENGTAGEEADFLAEVYIGRAAVETAEEATNFVNKTLEYEQSTDESYLKKALMIGEELDDETEAGNSKDLVTDIIPQYTTKRLYHRDGTFSVAAVINELNSGTHIVNHNGHANSQSVMGIGTSTVDSLTNDKYCMIYSLGCYAAAFDKDEAIAEHFIFNSGGAFAFIGNSRYGWYVPGMTIGPGETFDRSFFSVLNGGTRNLGKALQLSKENQYSQSVERWTYFNLNLLGDPETEIVTDLMAPTDHFQTVTDLLTSPSLEGVVDLKGTAKRGTAVGATFANFTIKFGGGRYPASWQSQGIQLTNNGQDEIEDDVLATWNTSVVTPGIYTLKLTVTDEEGRVGEDWWIVRVILPPAVCVNPPTTEVQAGQTFTVKINITEIEELWKLDIQINWNTTLLDYVSHEVKIPVEYYFGGVLHTPVTIYKNKVNQTTGTYQIAAESESGSYPFTGSGTIFEMTFQTKANGTDVLKLSSTLLNQYLQPLSHVNINGIIEIAPGIHDVEVTNISPARTVTGQGTDLRINVTVSNYGTFGENFNVTAYANGTVVGTAQDFVVSSNWTTITIIWDTIGWTKGNYTISGDVAIGSEEANTSDNSLVDGWVFVTISGDVDGDFDVDIYDVVKITSVYWSQVGDPKYKPNSDIDGNGIIDIYDIVKCTNHYGENW, encoded by the coding sequence ATGATTATATCAACAATTTCAACAGGTGTCCTTAGGATCAAACATTTCCAGTTATCTGATCAAGAAAGTTTCAACTCAGCAACAAAAAGCAAAGATAAAAGCACAGAACGACTTGTGACGCTGACTAAGACTTACACTTTACACAACTCAATCATAGTTGATTTGGCTTTTCCCTACCCAATTATGAATAGCCCCCCAAGCTATGATTCTGTTGAAATGCTAGATCTGTCTAAACATGGCGCTCCTGGTGAGCCAATTCTACCTTTCAAAACAGTCAAGCTTTTGATTCCGCAAGGCAAAGAATTACAGAGCATCAACATCACTCACAGTAATAGAAAAACTTTGGAAGGCAAGTTTAATCTAGAGTATGGAAAAACACCGCTACCTATTTCTTCTTCTACTCCATTTGTAGACCAACCAAATCAAGAAATCTATAGTTCCACAACACCGTTTCCTGGAGTATTGCTTTCGCAGGTATCAGAACAATACTTACGAGGTTACAAAATACTTCTACTTACACTTCATCCAGTTCAATATATTCCCAAAACAGGAGAACTGTTCTATTTCCAGAACGTGACAGTCACCATAAATCTGACGGAGACCAGTGAAATTTCGCTGATGTTCAGAAATTTGCCAAAAGATATTAAACTCGTTCTAAGCCTAGTGGATAATCCTGAAGCAGTAGAAACATACACTGATACAATAACATCCAGGCGACCGACGAGCATTGTGAATTCATCAGAGTCATACAACTACGTAATCATAACAAATGCCGCCTTAAACTCTTCATTCCAACCTCTAGTAGAGGGGAAAGTCCTGAAGGGACTCAACGCAACTACTGTGTTGGTGGAGGACATTTTGAATGATCCAGACTATTTCTGTAACGGCTTGCATGGCGATGGTTGTGGAAGCCAATTTAATGGAACTGCAGCGCGTATTAGAAATTTCATAAAAGATGCATATCAAAATTGGGGCGCCGAATATGTTCTGTTAGGTGGAGATAGTGAGATCGTTCCTGTAAGAGGCGTCTACGCCTACGTTGACGATACCATAGATCGCAACATTCCATGTGACATGTATTATGGAGCCCTTGATGGAAGTTGGGATAATGATAACGACACTATATTCGGAGAGGGTGTCTTCGATGAAGAGTCCCCAGAAAATGGAACCGCTGGAGAAGAAGCCGATTTCCTTGCTGAAGTATACATAGGAAGGGCAGCAGTTGAGACGGCGGAAGAGGCAACGAACTTTGTGAACAAAACTCTGGAGTATGAACAGAGCACTGACGAATCCTACCTCAAGAAGGCCTTGATGATTGGCGAAGAACTTGACGACGAAACCGAAGCCGGAAACAGTAAAGACCTTGTCACAGACATAATCCCGCAGTACACGACAAAAAGATTGTACCACAGAGATGGAACATTTAGTGTAGCTGCAGTAATCAATGAACTGAACAGCGGTACACACATAGTGAACCATAACGGACATGCTAATTCTCAGTCTGTTATGGGAATTGGAACTTCAACTGTCGACAGTCTCACTAATGATAAGTATTGCATGATTTACAGTCTGGGTTGTTATGCTGCAGCGTTCGACAAGGATGAGGCAATCGCAGAACATTTCATCTTCAACTCAGGCGGCGCCTTTGCTTTCATAGGTAATTCAAGGTACGGCTGGTACGTTCCAGGCATGACGATTGGACCTGGAGAAACCTTCGATAGATCATTCTTCTCCGTGTTAAATGGCGGTACAAGGAATTTAGGCAAAGCGTTGCAACTTTCAAAAGAAAATCAATACAGCCAAAGTGTTGAAAGATGGACTTACTTCAATCTCAATCTTTTGGGAGACCCAGAAACAGAAATAGTAACTGACCTTATGGCACCTACTGATCATTTTCAAACAGTAACGGACTTGCTTACTTCGCCTTCCCTCGAAGGAGTTGTAGATCTTAAAGGTACGGCGAAGAGAGGAACAGCTGTTGGAGCGACATTTGCAAACTTCACGATAAAATTTGGAGGAGGAAGATACCCCGCATCTTGGCAGTCTCAAGGAATCCAGCTGACCAACAATGGCCAGGACGAGATCGAAGATGACGTGTTGGCTACGTGGAACACAAGTGTGGTCACCCCGGGAATCTATACGCTTAAGCTCACAGTGACTGACGAGGAAGGCAGAGTTGGAGAAGACTGGTGGATTGTTCGCGTTATACTGCCGCCCGCTGTTTGTGTGAATCCTCCGACAACCGAAGTTCAGGCTGGTCAAACTTTCACAGTGAAGATTAATATCACGGAAATAGAAGAACTCTGGAAGTTGGATATTCAAATTAACTGGAACACCACGCTGTTGGACTATGTAAGCCACGAAGTAAAAATTCCAGTAGAATACTATTTTGGAGGTGTTTTACACACGCCAGTGACAATTTACAAGAACAAAGTAAACCAAACGACGGGGACATATCAAATAGCAGCCGAATCTGAAAGTGGATCTTATCCCTTTACCGGCAGTGGAACCATCTTTGAAATGACTTTCCAAACCAAAGCTAATGGCACAGACGTTCTAAAACTATCCAGCACTCTTTTGAACCAATATTTGCAACCTCTCTCCCACGTGAATATAAATGGCATCATTGAAATTGCCCCTGGCATCCACGACGTGGAAGTCACAAATATTTCACCTGCTAGGACGGTTACGGGTCAGGGAACTGATCTCAGAATCAACGTGACCGTTTCAAACTACGGTACTTTCGGAGAAAACTTTAATGTGACTGCGTACGCAAACGGAACGGTCGTTGGCACAGCCCAAGACTTTGTAGTTAGCAGCAACTGGACAACGATTACCATTATATGGGACACAATAGGTTGGACTAAGGGTAACTACACTATAAGTGGCGATGTAGCTATTGGCTCGGAAGAAGCAAATACAAGCGACAACTCATTGGTTGACGGATGGGTCTTCGTGACTATTTCAGGTGATGTTGATGGCGATTTTGACGTTGACATTTACGACGTCGTGAAGATTACTAGTGTTTACTGGTCTCAGGTAGGCGATCCGAAGTACAAGCCTAACTCTGACATAGACGGTAACGGTATAATCGATATTTACGACATAGTAAAATGCACAAACCACTACGGAGAAAACTGGTAA
- a CDS encoding FAD synthase gives MANHKQVEKKRPTVLAAGVFDLLHLGHVKFLEEVKKAGGEDAELIVIVARDKTVEKRKGEKPVMSENQRRALVESLEVVDEAILGYEEFNIDEVIEKIKPDVIAVGHDQKGIGELVKNAIADKGLKIKLVRIGKFTEDELNSSSEIKKKIIQLYRRQA, from the coding sequence ATGGCAAACCATAAACAAGTAGAAAAAAAACGCCCTACAGTTTTAGCTGCAGGAGTATTCGACCTACTTCATCTAGGGCATGTCAAGTTTTTGGAAGAAGTAAAGAAGGCAGGTGGAGAGGATGCGGAGCTCATTGTTATTGTTGCAAGAGACAAAACTGTTGAAAAAAGAAAAGGCGAGAAACCAGTAATGTCAGAGAATCAACGTCGAGCATTGGTGGAATCTTTAGAAGTGGTGGACGAGGCAATTTTGGGATATGAGGAGTTTAACATAGATGAAGTAATTGAAAAGATAAAGCCAGATGTTATCGCTGTGGGACACGACCAAAAAGGCATTGGAGAATTAGTGAAAAATGCTATTGCAGATAAAGGCTTGAAGATAAAACTCGTAAGAATTGGAAAGTTCACTGAAGACGAGCTTAACAGCAGCTCTGAAATTAAGAAAAAAATAATTCAATTATACAGACGTCAAGCCTAG
- a CDS encoding DUF357 domain-containing protein: protein MTIKELVEKYIKNTQQAFQQIQKDKGLHRRRGEKVLDHAKRYLEDAIYYRDQKRFETALASVAYCEGLLDALKLLEMVEFQWQTINK, encoded by the coding sequence ATGACAATTAAAGAGCTTGTTGAAAAATACATAAAAAACACTCAGCAAGCCTTCCAACAGATACAAAAAGACAAAGGTCTGCACAGGAGAAGAGGAGAAAAAGTTTTGGACCATGCAAAGAGATACTTAGAGGACGCCATATATTATCGTGACCAAAAAAGATTTGAAACCGCTCTTGCCTCAGTAGCTTACTGCGAAGGCTTGCTTGACGCGTTAAAACTGCTAGAAATGGTAGAGTTCCAATGGCAAACCATAAACAAGTAG
- the dph5 gene encoding diphthine synthase, translated as MGELVFVGLGLHDENDISLRGLEEVKNADFVFAELYTSLMEGLKIEKLENLTGKKIVLVSRRILEEEDGRQILAAALRGKTVFLVPGDPLIATTHIDLRIRAEKAGIKTRIVHGASIVSAAIGLSGLQNYKFGRSVTIPFINGGDVPEAPYNIVKTNLKAGFHTLCFLDIRAEEKRYMTIKEALETLLATEKRKRESIIIRDILVVGIAKAGSRKPAVKAGLLDEVRNYDFGSPPHTLIFPGKLHFMEVEALIKLANAPESIRKLIK; from the coding sequence ATGGGTGAGCTTGTCTTTGTCGGCTTGGGACTCCATGACGAAAATGACATTTCGCTGCGCGGCCTAGAAGAAGTAAAAAACGCAGATTTTGTCTTCGCAGAATTATACACCAGCTTAATGGAAGGATTGAAGATTGAGAAACTAGAAAATCTTACTGGAAAGAAGATTGTTTTAGTTTCTAGAAGGATACTTGAAGAGGAGGATGGAAGGCAAATTCTTGCTGCAGCGCTAAGAGGAAAAACAGTCTTTCTCGTGCCTGGAGACCCGTTGATTGCCACGACACATATAGATTTGCGGATAAGAGCCGAAAAAGCTGGAATCAAAACGCGCATAGTTCATGGCGCCTCCATAGTCTCCGCGGCAATAGGGCTGTCAGGTTTGCAGAACTACAAGTTTGGAAGAAGTGTAACAATTCCCTTCATCAACGGCGGCGATGTTCCGGAAGCGCCCTACAACATAGTTAAGACAAATCTGAAAGCAGGATTTCATACACTTTGTTTCTTAGACATCAGAGCAGAGGAAAAGCGATATATGACCATAAAAGAAGCGCTAGAAACACTTTTGGCAACAGAGAAAAGGAAGCGAGAGTCCATTATCATCCGAGACATACTAGTTGTGGGTATAGCAAAAGCTGGCTCAAGAAAACCTGCTGTGAAAGCTGGCTTGCTAGACGAGGTACGAAATTATGATTTTGGCAGTCCGCCCCACACACTCATCTTTCCAGGAAAACTTCATTTCATGGAGGTAGAAGCCCTCATCAAACTGGCAAACGCGCCTGAAAGTATAAGGAAACTGATTAAATGA
- a CDS encoding 4Fe-4S dicluster domain-containing protein, whose product MKTNRNNQIWIKRNYENCSGCRRCEIACSLHHEGRIWPEASRIRIFMLIPGVEIPHLCFQCEDYPCVEACPARALSLNSKIGAINIDASKCTACGLCIEACSGNVPHLHPEGNYIVICDLCNGKPKCVKACQEGRWNTLMLIPRKKEVSYKTLAKKPQELTHEVAEQILGEETAKEVLG is encoded by the coding sequence TTGAAAACGAACCGAAACAACCAAATTTGGATTAAGCGAAACTATGAGAATTGTAGCGGATGCAGAAGATGCGAAATTGCCTGTTCGCTTCATCATGAAGGAAGAATTTGGCCTGAAGCTTCAAGAATAAGGATTTTCATGCTTATTCCAGGAGTTGAGATTCCCCATTTATGCTTTCAATGCGAGGATTATCCATGTGTTGAAGCATGCCCCGCAAGAGCCTTATCTCTAAACAGTAAAATTGGAGCGATAAACATAGATGCTTCAAAGTGCACTGCATGCGGTCTATGCATCGAGGCTTGCTCGGGAAATGTTCCGCATCTACATCCAGAAGGAAACTACATTGTTATCTGCGACCTCTGTAATGGAAAGCCAAAATGTGTTAAAGCGTGCCAAGAAGGCCGATGGAACACTTTAATGCTTATTCCAAGAAAAAAAGAAGTCTCCTATAAGACCTTGGCCAAAAAACCGCAAGAACTCACACATGAAGTTGCAGAACAAATTCTTGGAGAAGAAACTGCAAAGGAGGTTTTAGGATGA
- a CDS encoding aldehyde ferredoxin oxidoreductase, whose protein sequence is MRGYAGKFLEIDLSSRNVKDTKFSDEVLRDYIGGRGLATKVLWDRLGRKWETVDPLGPENILLVLTGPFTGYFPGTKVCVSGKSPQSNGVIGSTVAGEFGVDLKCGGYDGLIITGKAEKPCYIFTCDSQVEIKDASPIWGKKARETLRFLVRKSIEEIKDVRPSYGEVKEPSVLYIGPAGENKTRVAAVVAKYAHGAGYGGYGGVMGAKNLKAIVAKGFGPVPDVYDKEKVIDLAQRFSEWNFEMERFRRWGTGGGGYFFGAETSSEPVRNWQNEWHDKESYKKEEFDKYWVKKNWGDFGCPTTCLKLAVLKTGRFRGAICDNPDYELEAYLGTNLGIFTPEENIYLSYVSNELGLCGIQGGAVLGFAAELYEKGILTKKDLDGIEPKWANVEAFTALAEKVAFREGIGDILAEGVYRAALKLGKIKGADLLKYAVHEKGVAIGAHGVRSGEDFIAKNIAYACSVQGGDHTSAASLPLDQGGELSSIMADSAVLCIFAAFGIEDNEKINFYEGLTGWKLTRKEWYKEKAPRILHLQRAMLLLGGPDAKWRPKLDDDNPLRFWEPLPSGPYKGKTLDRKKFDESRLEYFAAAGWNENGVPKPETLRKLGLEDVEAKLKDVALIK, encoded by the coding sequence ATGAGAGGCTACGCTGGAAAATTCTTGGAAATAGACCTTTCCAGCAGAAACGTCAAAGACACGAAATTTTCAGACGAGGTACTAAGAGATTATATTGGCGGAAGAGGCTTAGCCACCAAGGTTTTATGGGATAGGCTTGGCAGGAAATGGGAAACAGTGGATCCGCTTGGCCCAGAGAATATTTTGCTTGTTCTTACAGGCCCATTTACGGGATACTTCCCCGGAACAAAAGTCTGTGTCTCCGGAAAGTCGCCTCAAAGTAATGGTGTAATAGGCTCAACGGTTGCAGGCGAGTTTGGAGTAGACTTGAAATGCGGAGGCTATGATGGGTTAATAATAACTGGAAAAGCAGAAAAGCCATGTTATATATTCACGTGTGACAGCCAAGTCGAAATTAAAGACGCTTCACCCATCTGGGGCAAAAAAGCAAGGGAAACCCTACGTTTTCTGGTTAGAAAATCAATCGAGGAAATTAAAGATGTTCGACCCAGCTACGGAGAAGTGAAGGAACCCTCAGTTCTCTATATTGGGCCGGCCGGAGAAAATAAAACTAGGGTTGCAGCTGTCGTCGCCAAGTATGCACATGGAGCGGGCTACGGCGGATACGGCGGAGTAATGGGGGCCAAGAACTTGAAAGCAATAGTCGCAAAGGGATTTGGTCCAGTACCAGACGTGTATGACAAGGAGAAGGTGATAGATCTAGCCCAACGGTTTTCCGAATGGAATTTTGAGATGGAAAGATTCAGACGCTGGGGAACTGGAGGTGGAGGCTACTTCTTTGGGGCCGAAACAAGTTCTGAACCCGTCAGAAACTGGCAGAATGAATGGCATGACAAGGAAAGTTACAAGAAAGAAGAATTCGACAAGTACTGGGTTAAGAAAAACTGGGGAGACTTTGGCTGTCCAACGACGTGTCTAAAGCTTGCAGTGCTAAAAACTGGAAGGTTTAGGGGAGCAATATGCGACAATCCAGACTACGAGCTTGAAGCCTACTTAGGAACAAACCTCGGAATATTCACCCCTGAAGAGAACATCTACTTATCCTACGTTAGTAACGAGCTGGGCTTGTGTGGAATTCAAGGCGGGGCAGTTCTAGGATTCGCAGCAGAACTCTACGAAAAAGGAATACTAACAAAGAAAGATCTAGATGGAATAGAACCTAAATGGGCAAACGTCGAAGCCTTCACAGCCCTAGCTGAGAAAGTAGCCTTTAGGGAGGGAATTGGTGACATCTTAGCCGAGGGAGTCTATCGGGCAGCATTAAAGCTTGGAAAAATCAAAGGTGCCGATCTGCTAAAGTACGCTGTTCACGAGAAAGGTGTAGCAATAGGAGCGCATGGGGTTAGAAGCGGAGAAGACTTCATTGCAAAAAATATTGCCTACGCGTGCTCAGTCCAAGGCGGAGATCACACATCGGCGGCTTCTCTTCCGCTTGACCAAGGCGGCGAACTATCCTCAATAATGGCTGACTCAGCTGTCCTCTGCATCTTCGCTGCATTCGGAATCGAAGACAACGAAAAAATCAACTTTTACGAGGGGCTTACAGGGTGGAAGCTAACAAGAAAAGAATGGTATAAGGAAAAAGCTCCAAGAATACTACACCTGCAAAGAGCTATGCTGCTATTAGGCGGGCCGGACGCCAAGTGGAGGCCAAAATTGGATGATGACAATCCGCTGAGGTTCTGGGAGCCACTGCCCTCAGGACCCTACAAAGGAAAAACATTAGATAGAAAGAAGTTTGATGAATCAAGACTTGAATACTTTGCAGCTGCTGGCTGGAACGAAAACGGAGTGCCAAAACCTGAAACGTTACGAAAACTGGGCCTAGAAGACGTAGAAGCAAAACTTAAGGATGTAGCCCTGATAAAATAG
- a CDS encoding DUF371 domain-containing protein — translation MKTVEVITAHGHENILARNKNTFEITKDANLTKRGDCIIAVAADKSIKDLSDEFKKILNKKDAKLTIIVQVDDEREVVEAWGNPKLTFNHAADLVVRKSSYICDRTLAIKANKAARDFSRRFVAKLKNSQQKIEITFAAEDIT, via the coding sequence ATGAAGACAGTTGAAGTTATCACTGCACATGGTCATGAAAACATTCTTGCAAGAAATAAGAACACGTTTGAAATCACAAAAGATGCTAATTTGACTAAACGAGGAGACTGTATAATCGCTGTGGCAGCAGATAAAAGCATCAAAGACTTGAGTGATGAATTCAAGAAAATTCTGAACAAAAAAGACGCTAAGTTGACAATCATTGTTCAAGTGGATGACGAAAGGGAAGTAGTGGAAGCTTGGGGAAACCCGAAACTCACGTTTAATCACGCAGCAGATTTGGTTGTTCGCAAAAGCAGCTATATCTGTGACAGGACGCTGGCAATAAAAGCAAACAAGGCAGCTAGAGATTTTTCAAGGCGCTTCGTGGCAAAGCTGAAAAATTCTCAACAAAAAATCGAAATAACGTTTGCTGCTGAGGACATTACATAA
- a CDS encoding GNAT family N-acetyltransferase, which produces MGDVHNGNGVLKDIAVDVAHQHQGIGTLLLETELRALRNSKSKIVVAEVHYKCASAFLSIISMDLEYPACGAISSAWDMTL; this is translated from the coding sequence ATGGGCGACGTACATAATGGTAACGGTGTATTGAAGGATATTGCAGTAGATGTAGCGCATCAACATCAAGGAATAGGAACATTGCTCTTAGAAACCGAGCTTAGAGCGCTAAGAAACAGTAAATCGAAAATTGTTGTGGCGGAAGTGCATTACAAGTGTGCTTCGGCGTTCCTTTCTATTATAAGCATGGATTTAGAATACCCGGCGTGTGGCGCAATTTCTTCGGCATGGGACATGACGCTATAA
- a CDS encoding helix-turn-helix domain-containing protein, whose amino-acid sequence MLKRRSLEKKLLVSKDKKQREVKEIAIYEHPEKLKPVLNKLTWEILLLLSEKEMYPMEIAKKLNIHEQKIYYHIRKLAKANAIRKVKEEEKKGAIAKYYKANFPAFGVELPFGGQKRKMASTSFIDKKIKQFLDPILKDGFFDGKIVVGSPDPHGPFKTSARDGHYSSYLTFFLGQYSELPDEFAIKLDVDVKAEKEEKNNLILVGGPGTNLLTKEINDYLPIKFDMTPSKHGFIFSGLISQKTKNVYTADTMGLIARIMNPWDKEKRVIVFAGNKAVGTKACVLAFTKFWKQALKNYQGEDNFATVIQGFDLDGDGKVDSIEVLE is encoded by the coding sequence ATGCTCAAAAGAAGATCATTGGAAAAAAAACTGCTAGTCAGCAAAGACAAAAAACAGCGAGAAGTCAAAGAAATTGCCATTTATGAGCATCCAGAAAAACTGAAACCGGTGCTAAACAAGTTAACATGGGAAATCCTCCTATTACTCAGCGAAAAAGAAATGTATCCTATGGAAATTGCCAAGAAACTTAACATTCACGAACAAAAGATCTATTACCACATAAGAAAACTGGCAAAAGCGAACGCGATAAGGAAGGTGAAAGAAGAGGAAAAAAAAGGAGCAATTGCGAAATACTACAAGGCAAACTTTCCAGCTTTCGGAGTAGAGTTGCCTTTCGGCGGTCAAAAGCGAAAAATGGCTTCAACCTCCTTTATCGACAAAAAAATCAAACAGTTCTTAGACCCTATTCTGAAAGACGGTTTTTTCGATGGCAAAATCGTGGTAGGAAGCCCTGACCCCCACGGTCCTTTCAAAACAAGCGCTCGCGACGGTCACTACTCATCTTACCTAACATTCTTTCTAGGGCAGTACTCGGAGCTGCCAGACGAGTTTGCCATAAAGCTAGATGTAGACGTAAAAGCTGAAAAAGAAGAAAAAAATAATCTAATCCTAGTAGGTGGTCCAGGGACCAATCTTCTTACAAAAGAGATTAACGACTACCTGCCCATTAAGTTTGATATGACACCTTCAAAGCATGGTTTTATTTTCAGTGGTTTGATTTCTCAAAAGACTAAAAACGTTTACACTGCAGATACCATGGGGTTAATCGCAAGGATAATGAATCCGTGGGATAAAGAAAAGAGAGTTATAGTTTTTGCGGGTAACAAGGCTGTGGGCACCAAGGCATGCGTCTTGGCGTTTACGAAGTTTTGGAAACAAGCCTTAAAGAATTATCAGGGTGAAGACAATTTCGCTACTGTTATTCAGGGCTTTGATTTGGATGGTGATGGAAAGGTTGACTCTATAGAAGTGCTTGAATAA
- a CDS encoding B12-binding domain-containing radical SAM protein: MKFSFIQPKLSEGALDMCSNAWPPLGILYCATVLANEGFEVSVLDQAAKGFSTTQAVSWVKKEDPDILGFSVLSSSSKEVGKIASLVKKENPNIYVVLGNYHPTFNAERLLKKYPDIDVIVRGEGEYTNLELTRCLQRGKSLKKVDGITYRDNDGKTATTPERPLIKDLDSLPFPNRRLVDCEYASRIFGIKTATKKFTSLLSSRGCPFQCTFCACREFARGVWRPRSVENIVEELEFLYIEGFREFLFVDDNFTLNPRRVVKFCNMLKKRRIKIEWFCDSRVDNCGFDTFREMVKTGCRILYFGMESANQRILDYYKKHITPEQSKIAARNARKAGMDIIVGSFIVGAPDETRKEIQNTLRFAQKIDIDVPSFNILCMPIGSPLWNELVAKGFVDEDKHWEEGVFVPNIVPTAVPFEEVSSMIYEYFKAFYFDPKRLFSETVRMFTSSFRLGLLFKNLTQLGQTIKTVKRGVQFK, from the coding sequence GTGAAGTTCTCGTTTATACAGCCAAAACTTTCTGAAGGCGCCTTAGACATGTGCTCTAATGCATGGCCCCCCCTAGGCATATTATACTGCGCAACAGTTTTGGCAAACGAAGGCTTCGAGGTTTCTGTTCTAGATCAAGCGGCGAAGGGTTTCTCAACAACTCAAGCTGTAAGCTGGGTGAAGAAGGAAGATCCTGACATCCTCGGGTTTTCAGTTTTAAGTAGCTCATCTAAAGAAGTGGGAAAAATTGCTAGCCTCGTAAAGAAGGAAAACCCGAACATCTACGTTGTCTTAGGCAACTATCACCCCACGTTTAACGCTGAGAGACTTCTCAAAAAATATCCTGACATCGACGTTATTGTGAGAGGCGAAGGAGAATACACAAATCTTGAACTAACCAGATGTCTGCAGAGAGGCAAGAGTCTAAAGAAAGTTGACGGAATCACATATAGAGACAATGACGGCAAAACCGCAACAACTCCAGAGAGACCTCTAATAAAAGATTTAGATTCTCTTCCTTTTCCAAATCGTCGTTTAGTAGACTGTGAATACGCTTCAAGAATCTTCGGAATAAAAACTGCTACAAAAAAATTCACCTCTCTTCTTTCTTCTCGAGGATGCCCGTTTCAATGCACCTTTTGTGCATGCAGGGAATTTGCTCGCGGAGTATGGAGACCTCGATCGGTTGAAAATATCGTTGAGGAACTCGAGTTTCTATATATTGAGGGATTCCGGGAGTTTCTTTTTGTTGACGATAATTTCACACTTAACCCGAGGCGAGTGGTAAAATTTTGTAACATGTTGAAAAAGAGAAGAATAAAAATTGAGTGGTTTTGTGATTCAAGAGTGGACAACTGTGGTTTTGACACCTTTAGAGAGATGGTAAAAACTGGTTGTAGGATTCTATATTTTGGAATGGAAAGTGCCAATCAACGAATTCTAGACTACTACAAAAAACACATAACCCCTGAACAATCAAAAATTGCTGCTCGCAACGCTAGAAAGGCAGGAATGGATATTATTGTTGGATCATTCATTGTTGGAGCGCCAGACGAGACTCGAAAGGAAATCCAGAACACTTTGCGATTCGCTCAAAAAATCGACATAGATGTTCCTTCGTTCAACATCCTCTGTATGCCTATTGGCTCCCCGTTATGGAATGAGCTTGTTGCAAAGGGGTTTGTAGATGAAGACAAACATTGGGAAGAAGGCGTTTTCGTTCCAAACATTGTTCCTACGGCTGTTCCATTTGAGGAAGTAAGTTCGATGATTTATGAATATTTCAAAGCCTTTTATTTTGACCCAAAACGACTGTTTTCGGAGACTGTAAGAATGTTTACGAGTTCCTTCAGGTTAGGCTTACTTTTCAAAAATCTAACTCAGCTAGGTCAAACTATCAAAACTGTAAAGCGGGGAGTACAGTTTAAATAG